From a region of the Streptomyces caniferus genome:
- a CDS encoding LacI family DNA-binding transcriptional regulator, which produces MERSNRRGDGSTGGRSDGRTGERSSAARPGARSAESGERPAERSGARPGTDRHPTIRGVAERAGVSKSLVSLVLQGSPRVGEARRQAVLAAIEELGYRPNAAARSLVARRTHTVGVLLHDMRNPWFVDVLDGLNSLLQAHGLRMLMIDARLDRRAGQDFARTFQELRVDGIVIVGTLPDTDGLAEVAARLPTVIAGNHEPRLPRVDLVANDDERGARLATEHLIALGHRRIAHIAGQGVVGELRRRGFEAAVRSHGPATTAVVESGDGTEEGGYRAAVRLLTPSHGTGHPAAERPTALFAFNDISGVGALSAAQELGLKVPADLSLVGYDNTYLARIRHLWLNSVNNASHEVGRRAARCLLDRMEHPDAPAGQQLVAPELEIRGSTAPPRPAA; this is translated from the coding sequence ATGGAACGGTCCAACAGGCGAGGCGACGGCAGTACCGGCGGACGAAGCGACGGACGCACCGGTGAGCGGTCCTCCGCCGCGCGGCCGGGAGCTCGGTCCGCGGAGTCCGGTGAGCGGCCCGCAGAACGTTCCGGTGCGCGGCCGGGGACGGACCGGCACCCGACGATCCGCGGTGTCGCCGAGCGTGCGGGCGTCTCCAAGTCCCTGGTCTCGCTCGTGCTGCAGGGCTCACCACGGGTCGGCGAGGCCAGGCGGCAAGCCGTACTGGCGGCCATCGAGGAGCTGGGCTACCGCCCGAACGCCGCGGCCCGCAGCCTCGTCGCGCGCCGTACCCACACCGTCGGCGTGCTGCTGCACGATATGCGCAACCCCTGGTTCGTCGACGTCCTCGACGGCCTGAACTCCCTGCTGCAGGCGCACGGTCTGCGGATGCTGATGATCGACGCCCGCCTGGACCGGCGGGCCGGCCAGGACTTCGCCCGCACCTTCCAGGAGCTGCGGGTCGACGGCATCGTCATCGTCGGCACCCTCCCGGACACCGACGGCCTCGCCGAGGTCGCCGCGCGGCTGCCGACCGTCATCGCGGGCAACCACGAACCCCGGCTGCCGCGCGTCGACCTCGTCGCCAACGACGACGAGCGCGGCGCCCGGCTCGCCACCGAGCACCTCATCGCTCTCGGCCACCGTCGGATCGCCCATATCGCGGGACAGGGAGTGGTCGGCGAGCTGCGCCGCCGCGGCTTCGAGGCCGCCGTGCGCTCCCACGGCCCGGCGACGACCGCCGTCGTGGAGAGCGGCGACGGGACCGAGGAGGGCGGCTACCGTGCGGCCGTCCGGCTGCTCACCCCCTCGCACGGCACCGGGCACCCCGCCGCCGAACGTCCCACCGCGCTCTTCGCGTTCAACGACATCTCCGGCGTCGGCGCGCTGTCCGCCGCCCAGGAGCTGGGCCTGAAGGTCCCCGCCGACCTCTCCCTCGTCGGCTACGACAACACCTACCTCGCCCGCATCCGCCACCTCTGGCTGAACTCGGTGAACAACGCCAGCCACGAGGTCGGCCGACGGGCCGCACGCTGCCTCCTGGACCGCATGGAGCACCCGGACGCCCCGGCCGGGCAGCAACTCGTCGCCCCGGAACTGGAGATCAGAGGCTCCACGGCACCACCCCGGCCCGCTGCCTGA
- a CDS encoding DedA family protein, giving the protein MDVLALYGLLVLTTLPPLIPNSALLVTTGVLASRGEVFLPLVLLIVGGSALLGDLLMYLGARHFGEPVRAWLRRNPRRRSLLDWTSHRIQRYGLPFVIAVRFLPSGRIVGALASGVLRYPLRKYALGAAVAEATWATYSVGLGYLGAATTGRPLYAAGIGFGVSCAVAAVGAAIQWAARRRALRDPPEGGGEGGNGESPEGGDGGRGEGWGGRASSVASARLSVAAPTVQT; this is encoded by the coding sequence ATGGACGTACTCGCCCTCTACGGCCTGCTGGTGCTCACCACGCTGCCACCTCTGATCCCCAACTCCGCCCTGCTTGTCACGACTGGAGTACTCGCCTCCCGGGGCGAGGTGTTCCTCCCCCTCGTCCTGCTGATCGTCGGGGGCAGCGCACTGCTCGGGGACCTCCTCATGTACCTCGGCGCACGGCACTTCGGCGAGCCCGTACGGGCCTGGCTGCGCCGCAACCCCCGCCGCAGGTCGCTGCTGGACTGGACCTCCCACCGCATCCAGCGCTACGGCCTGCCCTTCGTGATCGCCGTACGGTTCCTCCCCAGCGGCCGGATCGTCGGCGCCCTGGCGTCCGGGGTCCTGCGCTACCCGCTGCGCAAATACGCGCTCGGCGCCGCCGTCGCCGAGGCGACCTGGGCCACGTACTCGGTCGGCCTCGGCTACCTGGGCGCCGCCACCACCGGCCGCCCGCTCTACGCGGCCGGCATCGGCTTCGGCGTCTCCTGCGCGGTCGCCGCCGTCGGCGCCGCGATCCAGTGGGCCGCCCGCCGCCGCGCCCTGCGCGACCCGCCGGAGGGGGGCGGCGAGGGCGGGAACGGCGAAAGCCCCGAAGGGGGCGACGGCGGCCGGGGCGAGGGGTGGGGCGGCCGGGCCTCGTCCGTCGCGTCGGCGCGATTGTCAGTGGCTGCCCCTACAGTGCAGACATGA
- a CDS encoding heavy-metal-associated domain-containing protein: protein MAENSSCCTPESSCRSGGGADVQIGEVTTTYRVTGMTCGHCEGAVRSEIGELAGVSSVQAVAATGLVTVTSKAPLDEETVRAAVDEAGYELVGQAA, encoded by the coding sequence ATGGCCGAGAACAGCTCCTGCTGCACCCCCGAAAGCTCCTGCCGGTCCGGCGGCGGCGCCGACGTCCAGATCGGCGAGGTGACCACCACGTACCGGGTCACCGGCATGACCTGCGGCCACTGCGAGGGGGCGGTGAGGTCCGAGATCGGCGAGCTCGCCGGGGTGAGCTCGGTACAGGCGGTCGCGGCCACCGGCCTGGTGACCGTCACCTCCAAGGCCCCACTGGACGAGGAGACCGTCCGTGCGGCCGTCGACGAGGCCGGCTACGAGCTGGTGGGTCAGGCGGCCTGA
- a CDS encoding citrate synthase: MSDNSVVLRYGDGEYSYPVVDSTVGDKGFDISKLRAQTGLVTLDSGYGNTAAYKSAITYLDGENGILRYRGYPIEQLAERSTFVETAYLLINGELPTVDELANFKQDITYHTLLHEDVKRFYDGFPRDAHPMAMLSSVVSALSTFYQDSHNPFDEQQRHISTIRLLAKLPTIAAYAYKKSVGHPVVYPSNDLGYVENFLRMTFSVPAADYDLDPVVVSALDKLLILHADHEQNCSTSTVRLVGSSQANLFASISAGINALWGPLHGGANQSVLEMLEGIQRDGGDVDTFIRKVKNKEDGVKLMGFGHRVYKNFDPRAKIIKAAAHDVLSALGKSDELLDIALKLEEHALSDDYFVERKLYPNVDFYTGLIYRAMGFPTEMFTVLFALGRLPGWIAQWHEMIKEPGSRIGRPRQIYTGVVERDFVPVEER; this comes from the coding sequence GTGAGCGACAACTCTGTAGTACTGCGTTACGGGGACGGCGAATACAGCTACCCGGTCGTCGACAGCACTGTTGGCGACAAGGGCTTCGATATCTCGAAGCTGCGCGCCCAGACCGGTCTGGTGACCCTGGATTCCGGTTACGGCAACACCGCGGCGTATAAATCCGCGATCACCTATCTCGACGGTGAGAACGGGATTCTTCGTTACCGCGGGTACCCGATCGAGCAGCTCGCAGAGCGCAGCACGTTCGTCGAGACCGCGTACCTCCTCATCAACGGTGAGCTGCCCACCGTCGATGAGCTGGCGAACTTCAAGCAGGACATCACCTACCACACCCTGCTCCACGAGGACGTCAAGCGCTTCTACGACGGCTTCCCCCGGGACGCCCACCCGATGGCGATGCTGTCCTCGGTCGTCAGCGCGCTGTCGACCTTCTACCAGGACAGCCACAACCCGTTCGACGAGCAGCAGCGCCACATCTCCACGATCCGGCTGCTGGCCAAGCTCCCGACGATCGCGGCCTACGCGTACAAGAAGTCGGTCGGCCACCCGGTCGTCTACCCGAGCAACGACCTCGGGTACGTCGAGAACTTCCTGCGCATGACCTTCTCGGTGCCCGCCGCGGACTACGACCTCGACCCGGTGGTGGTCAGCGCCCTCGACAAGCTGCTGATCCTGCACGCCGACCACGAGCAGAACTGCTCCACCTCCACGGTCCGGCTGGTCGGCTCCTCGCAGGCGAACCTCTTCGCCTCGATCTCGGCCGGCATCAACGCCCTGTGGGGCCCCCTGCACGGCGGCGCCAACCAGTCCGTGCTGGAGATGCTGGAAGGCATCCAGCGCGACGGCGGCGACGTCGACACCTTCATCCGCAAGGTGAAGAACAAGGAAGACGGCGTGAAGCTCATGGGCTTCGGGCACCGCGTCTACAAGAACTTCGACCCCCGCGCGAAGATCATCAAGGCGGCGGCGCACGACGTCCTCTCCGCTCTCGGCAAGTCCGACGAGCTGCTGGACATCGCCCTCAAGCTGGAGGAGCACGCGCTCTCCGACGACTACTTCGTCGAGCGCAAGCTCTACCCGAACGTCGACTTCTACACCGGCCTGATCTACCGGGCCATGGGCTTCCCGACCGAGATGTTCACCGTGCTCTTCGCGCTCGGCCGGCTGCCCGGCTGGATCGCCCAGTGGCACGAGATGATCAAGGAGCCCGGCTCCCGCATCGGCCGCCCGCGGCAGATCTACACCGGTGTCGTCGAGCGCGACTTCGTGCCGGTCGAGGAGCGCTGA
- a CDS encoding Gfo/Idh/MocA family protein, whose translation MKIGLIGTGRIGAFHARTLLSVPGVTGLVVADVDTARAASLAETLGARSAASIEEMYADGLDGVVITAATSAHATLIHQALDAGVPVFCEKPVAPDVPGTIGVVERAQAGSVPVQIGFQRRFDAGYRAARAALRSGELGWLHTLRACTSDRTPPPAGYIPTSGGLFRDCSIHDFDILRWLTGREVVSVYAQGANRGASFFADGDDVDTCAALLRFDDDTLATVTATRYNGAGHDVRLEVCGSEGARFVGLDDRAPLPSAEAKLSWQRAADPYATFMERFHAAYVTELAAFTEVAAGRAPSPCSPAEALEALYVAEACERSRRTGEPVAVADVRTPSGGATPRG comes from the coding sequence ATGAAGATCGGCCTGATCGGCACCGGGCGCATCGGCGCGTTCCATGCCCGCACCCTGCTGAGCGTCCCGGGCGTCACCGGCCTCGTCGTCGCGGATGTGGACACCGCGCGCGCCGCGTCGCTGGCGGAAACCCTGGGCGCACGGTCCGCCGCGAGCATCGAGGAGATGTACGCGGACGGCCTCGACGGCGTGGTGATCACCGCCGCGACCAGCGCGCACGCCACGCTGATCCACCAGGCCCTGGACGCCGGGGTGCCGGTGTTCTGCGAGAAGCCGGTCGCGCCGGACGTGCCGGGCACCATCGGCGTGGTGGAGCGGGCACAGGCCGGCTCGGTGCCCGTACAGATCGGTTTCCAGCGCCGTTTCGACGCGGGCTACCGCGCCGCCCGTGCGGCGCTGCGCTCCGGCGAGCTGGGCTGGCTGCACACCCTGCGCGCCTGCACCAGCGACCGGACGCCGCCGCCCGCCGGCTACATCCCCACCTCCGGCGGCCTGTTCCGGGACTGCAGCATCCACGACTTCGACATCCTGCGCTGGCTCACCGGCCGCGAGGTCGTCTCGGTCTACGCCCAGGGCGCCAACCGCGGCGCGTCCTTCTTCGCCGACGGCGACGACGTGGACACCTGCGCGGCGCTGCTGCGCTTCGACGACGACACCTTGGCCACCGTCACGGCGACCCGCTACAACGGCGCGGGCCACGATGTCCGGCTGGAGGTGTGCGGCTCCGAGGGTGCCCGCTTCGTCGGTCTCGACGACCGGGCCCCGCTGCCGTCCGCCGAGGCGAAGCTGTCGTGGCAGCGGGCGGCCGACCCGTACGCCACGTTCATGGAACGCTTCCACGCCGCGTACGTCACCGAGCTGGCCGCCTTCACCGAGGTCGCGGCAGGACGCGCACCGAGCCCGTGCTCGCCCGCCGAGGCGCTGGAGGCGCTCTATGTCGCCGAGGCGTGCGAGCGCTCGCGACGCACCGGCGAGCCGGTCGCCGTGGCGGATGTCCGGACCCCCTCCGGCGGCGCGACTCCGCGTGGGTGA